In Camelina sativa cultivar DH55 chromosome 16, Cs, whole genome shotgun sequence, a single window of DNA contains:
- the LOC104753936 gene encoding uncharacterized protein LOC104753936, whose product MQQLENPDHHVTTMQYSDLYCRVKDMLDSVDCPLQMNYKDLIRPEPSRTEFFISSLMNFALHRDSKMNKIKEKAEELTLLDEERKQSEATIAQLNAEIGEFDEAAEWDSPFVQELEARIEECCYFILNVVTFDRIQENFKVIFATAVTNAKAVDKEFKALKSKLSEDGVAYKSHEAKVAERERIVERLNKSLKQLEKEKAVMFDDWTNQLNNLKVEVESRRRELEARQTDVESVVAVVDDNNAKIKQVRESGEAKVKRLAAKYEEIVKQFREYKVSFDAVLPSLPKGQGSSD is encoded by the exons ATGCAGCAATTGGAGAATCCAGATCATCACGTCACCACAATGCAATACTCGGATCTCTATTGCAGAGTGAAAGACATGCTAGATAGTGTGGATTGTCCATTACAGATGAATTACAAGGATCTGATACGCCCCGAACCATCCCGGACCGAGTTTTTCATCAGTTCACTTATGAACTTTGCTCTACACAG AGAttcaaaaatgaataaaataaaagaaaaggcTGAGGAGTTGACTCTCCTTGACGAGGAGCGTAAGCAGTCGGAGGCAACGATTGCCCAG TTGAATGCAGagattggagaatttgatgaagCCGCTGAATGGGATTCACCCTTTGTCCAAGAGCTAGAAGCGAGGATTGAAGAATGTTGTTACTTTATTCTAAATGTTGTTACTTTTGATC GCATTCAAGAAAATTTCAAAGTCATCTTCGCAACTGCA GTAACCAATGCGAAAGCTGTTGACAAAGAATTCAAAGCACTTAAATCTAAGCTGAGCGAGGATGGAGTAGCGTACAAATCACATGAGGCGAAAGTGGCTGAGCGGGAAAGAATAG TGGAACGGTTGAACAAATCATTGAAACAACTAGAGAAGGAAAAAGCTGTCATGTTTGATGATTGGACAAATCAACTCAATAACCTAAAAGTGGAGGTTGAATCCAGAAGACGTGAACTTGAAGCCAGGCAAACGGATGTGGAATCAGTAGTAGCTGTG GTTGATGACAATAATGCCAAGATTAAGCAGGTGAGAGAGTCAGGAGAAGCTAAAGTGAAACGGTTAGCCGCTAAATATGAAGAGATCGTGAAGCAG TTTCGTGAATACAAGGTGTCGTTTGATGCGGTTCTACCAAGCCTCCCAAAAGGTCAAGGCAGTTCTGACTGA
- the LOC104751877 gene encoding mediator of RNA polymerase II transcription subunit 18-like, translated as MECVVQGIIETQHVEALEILLQGLCGVQRERLRVHELCLKSGPSLGVVSSEVRLLCDLDQPEPTWTVKHVGGAMRGPGADQISVMVRTMVESKVSKNALRMFNALGYKLDHELLKVGFAFHFQRTANISVSVSSVNKMLKVHAIDEAVPVTPGMQIVDVTAPATPANYSEVSAAVSSLCEFLAPLVHLSKPFNSTGVVPTAAAAAASLMSDGGVTATFFFTFIRNNRIHPYTQQQIETELCQRTSIRGYLV; from the exons ATGGAGTGTGTAGTTCAAGGAATCATCGAGACACAA CATGTTGAAGCTCTTGAGATTCTTCTTCAAGGTCTATGTGGTGTTCAACGCGAACGTTTGAGAGTTCATGAGCTGTGTTTAAAAAGTGGCCCAAGTCTTG GAGTTGTGTCCTCTGAAGTTAGGCTTTTATGTGATCTTGATCAACCAGAGCCCACATG GACTGTTAAACATGTTGGAGGTGCAATGAGAGGTCCTGGAGCTGATCAAATCTCTGTTATGGTAAGAACTATGGTTGAAAGTAAAGTAAGCAAGAACGCCTTGCGTATGTTCAATGCACTCGGTTACAAACTAGACCATGAGCTTCTCAAAGTCGGATTCGCCTTTCATTTCCAACGGACCGCCAACATAAGTGTCTCTGTGTCTTCGGTTAATAAGATGCTCAAAGTTCATGCTATAGATGAGGCAGTTCCTGTTACACCTGGGATGCAGATTGTTGATGTGACAGCTCCTGCAACACCTGCGAATTACAGCGAagtctctgctgcagtctcatcTCTCTGCGAATTTCTCGCCCC GCTTGTTCACTTGTCGAAACCATTTAACTCCACGGGAGTTGTGCCAACCGCTGCTGCAGCTGCCGCATCTCTTATGTCGGATGGAGGAG tcaCTGcgaccttcttcttcactttcattcGAAATAATCGAATCCATCCatacacacaacaacaaatcGAAACTGAATTATGTCAGCGTACGAGTATCCGAGGTTATCTCGTCTGA